The Porites lutea chromosome 11, jaPorLute2.1, whole genome shotgun sequence genome includes a region encoding these proteins:
- the LOC140951669 gene encoding uncharacterized protein isoform X3: MARQLAALPKKQFEMYRTKKILSSDHSFLRPGSNQVVKDKLSTSFVSKNFISNVEKDLNVIPNIVDIPSSGSDKVDNNEKPKTNNKKKRKSKKGKAASSVVNGEEPLAANFDANSTGKPLTSAVTSETGKPGSSDVDMKFKVSSSRNCAPLCISMNTNLVADISTGQEFESGQHFSSNRTDVASCGSCSSNDSGIVTPKELFVSDDGKEVDSGLGSYTSPVFYKEPPFGFPPSSQKLLESALGLLPNVALEKDDPTIAAENSENIKNVFQQSHNLGKAGHIDKTSLKNRGSIYTSAIDDDPVSDVSDTKEVCKDFVVIEGDSVDGDVSSSSAVEDEGGWQSQTRRSHRRKKKELAARTGKETRNHMERFQGKDFHKRQPENQFRKNHHRKKSVDDKKNHSKASDKMLQNTENKNNNVIVESSPECAKSHLHENIPKGNESRVTNGLNEPSSDKTSSQKENVTTQRVLSYRDALLKAKRKVEGPESSDSGVDANSVSSCDLSIVQPAMQTNAFNQQQCVEYLRNAWKKVMSNAKQGLVVYFSVDTDPVLCEQKRKTLASSNHPDNSSKIYKAK, encoded by the exons atggcaAGGCAGCTGGCAGCACttccaaaaaaacaatttgagaTGTATCGTACCAAGAAAATTCTCTCTAGTGATCACTCTTTTCTGCGGCCAGGCAGCAATCAAGTTGTCAAGGACAAATTAAGCACTAGCTTCGTCAGTAAAAATTTCATTAGTAATGTTGAGAAGGATTTAAATGTTATTCCAAATATAGTGGATATTCCAAGTAGTGGTTCAGACAAAGTAGATAATAACGAAAAACCCAAGACAAACAATAAGAAGAAAAGGAagtcaaagaaaggaaaagctGCAAGTTCTGTTGTGAATGGTGAAGAGCCACTTGCTGCCAATTTTGATGCCAATAGCACAGGAAAACCACTTACTAGTGCTGTTACAAGTGAAACAGGGAAACCAGGCAGTAGTGACGTGGACATGAAGTTCAAGGTTTCTAGCTCTAGAAATTGTGCTCCTCTTTGCATCAGTATGAATACAAATTTAGTAGCAGACATTTCAACTGGGCAAGAGTTTGAGTCAGGGCAACATTTCAGCTCAAACAGAACAGATGTAGCATCTTGTGGGAGCTGTTCATCCAATGACAGTGGAATTGTGACACCTAAAGAACTGTTTGTAAGTGATGATGGAAAGGAAGTTGATTCTGGACTGG GATCTTATACTTCTCCTGTTTTCTACAAAGAGCCTCCATTTGGATTCCCACCTTCATCACAAAAGCTTTTGGAATCTGCTTTAGGACTGTTGCCAAATGTGGCACTTGAAAAGGACGATCCAACAATTGCTGCAGAAAATTCTGAGAACATTAAAAATGTGTTTCAGCAATCCCACAATTTAGGAAAGGCTGGTCATATTGATAAAACTTCATTGAAAAACAGAGGTAGTATTTATACTTCTGCCATAGATGATGATCCTGTCAGTGATGTGTCAGACACCAAAGAGGTATGCAAAGACTTTGTTGTAATTGAAGGGGATTCTGTGGATGGTGATGTTTCAAGTTCCTCTGCAGTGGAGGATGAGGGAGGGTGGCAGTCTCAAACAAGGAGATCTCACAGGAGAAAGAAGAAGGAGCTTGCTGCAAGGACAGGCAAAGAAACTCGGAATCACATGGAGAGATTTCAGGGAAAAGACTTTCATAAGCGTCAGCCTGAAAATCAGTTTAGGAAAAACCATCATCGGAAGAAATCTGTTGATGATAAAAAGAATCATAGCAAGGCATCAGATAAAATGTTGCAgaatacagaaaacaaaaataacaatgttATAGTTGAATCTTCACCTGAATGTGCCAAGAGCCATTTGCATGAAAACATTCCAAAAGGCAATGAGTCAAGGGTCACAAATGGACTAAATGAACCTTCCAGTGATAAAACTAGTTCTCAAAAGGAAAATGTGACAACTCAAAGAGTATTGTCTTACCGAGATGCTTTACTCAAAGCCAAAAGAAAAG TTGAGGGACCTGAGAGTAGTGACAGTGGAGTGGATGCTAATAGTGTCAGCTCATGTGACCTTAGTATTGTTCAGCCTGCAATGCAGACTAATGCATTTAACCAACAGCAATGTGTTGAATATTTACGAAATG CGTGGAAAAAAGTTATGTCAAATGCCAAGCAAG GTTTAGTTGTTTATTTCAGTGTGGATACAGATCCTGTGTTGTGTGAACAAAAGCGTAAAACGCTTGCATCTAGTAACCACCCTGATAATTCCTCTAAGATATACAAAGCTAAGTAA
- the LOC140951669 gene encoding uncharacterized protein isoform X1 yields MAACPDSFSSFALEDEETVLAIHLAEALRADEVETFLEIYDSIPSSTEIKRVDKIKEMARQLAALPKKQFEMYRTKKILSSDHSFLRPGSNQVVKDKLSTSFVSKNFISNVEKDLNVIPNIVDIPSSGSDKVDNNEKPKTNNKKKRKSKKGKAASSVVNGEEPLAANFDANSTGKPLTSAVTSETGKPGSSDVDMKFKVSSSRNCAPLCISMNTNLVADISTGQEFESGQHFSSNRTDVASCGSCSSNDSGIVTPKELFVSDDGKEVDSGLGSYTSPVFYKEPPFGFPPSSQKLLESALGLLPNVALEKDDPTIAAENSENIKNVFQQSHNLGKAGHIDKTSLKNRGSIYTSAIDDDPVSDVSDTKEVCKDFVVIEGDSVDGDVSSSSAVEDEGGWQSQTRRSHRRKKKELAARTGKETRNHMERFQGKDFHKRQPENQFRKNHHRKKSVDDKKNHSKASDKMLQNTENKNNNVIVESSPECAKSHLHENIPKGNESRVTNGLNEPSSDKTSSQKENVTTQRVLSYRDALLKAKRKVEGPESSDSGVDANSVSSCDLSIVQPAMQTNAFNQQQCVEYLRNAWKKVMSNAKQGLVVYFSVDTDPVLCEQKRKTLASSNHPDNSSKIYKAK; encoded by the exons ATGGCGGCCTGCCCGGATAGTTTTAGCTCCTTTGCATTAGAGGATGAAGAGACTGTGCTAGCTATACATCTTGCTGAAGCTCTCCGCGCCGATGAAGTCGAAACTTTTCTCGAGATTTATGACAGTATCCCATCTTCAACTGAAATCAAACGA GttgacaaaataaaagaaatggcaAGGCAGCTGGCAGCACttccaaaaaaacaatttgagaTGTATCGTACCAAGAAAATTCTCTCTAGTGATCACTCTTTTCTGCGGCCAGGCAGCAATCAAGTTGTCAAGGACAAATTAAGCACTAGCTTCGTCAGTAAAAATTTCATTAGTAATGTTGAGAAGGATTTAAATGTTATTCCAAATATAGTGGATATTCCAAGTAGTGGTTCAGACAAAGTAGATAATAACGAAAAACCCAAGACAAACAATAAGAAGAAAAGGAagtcaaagaaaggaaaagctGCAAGTTCTGTTGTGAATGGTGAAGAGCCACTTGCTGCCAATTTTGATGCCAATAGCACAGGAAAACCACTTACTAGTGCTGTTACAAGTGAAACAGGGAAACCAGGCAGTAGTGACGTGGACATGAAGTTCAAGGTTTCTAGCTCTAGAAATTGTGCTCCTCTTTGCATCAGTATGAATACAAATTTAGTAGCAGACATTTCAACTGGGCAAGAGTTTGAGTCAGGGCAACATTTCAGCTCAAACAGAACAGATGTAGCATCTTGTGGGAGCTGTTCATCCAATGACAGTGGAATTGTGACACCTAAAGAACTGTTTGTAAGTGATGATGGAAAGGAAGTTGATTCTGGACTGG GATCTTATACTTCTCCTGTTTTCTACAAAGAGCCTCCATTTGGATTCCCACCTTCATCACAAAAGCTTTTGGAATCTGCTTTAGGACTGTTGCCAAATGTGGCACTTGAAAAGGACGATCCAACAATTGCTGCAGAAAATTCTGAGAACATTAAAAATGTGTTTCAGCAATCCCACAATTTAGGAAAGGCTGGTCATATTGATAAAACTTCATTGAAAAACAGAGGTAGTATTTATACTTCTGCCATAGATGATGATCCTGTCAGTGATGTGTCAGACACCAAAGAGGTATGCAAAGACTTTGTTGTAATTGAAGGGGATTCTGTGGATGGTGATGTTTCAAGTTCCTCTGCAGTGGAGGATGAGGGAGGGTGGCAGTCTCAAACAAGGAGATCTCACAGGAGAAAGAAGAAGGAGCTTGCTGCAAGGACAGGCAAAGAAACTCGGAATCACATGGAGAGATTTCAGGGAAAAGACTTTCATAAGCGTCAGCCTGAAAATCAGTTTAGGAAAAACCATCATCGGAAGAAATCTGTTGATGATAAAAAGAATCATAGCAAGGCATCAGATAAAATGTTGCAgaatacagaaaacaaaaataacaatgttATAGTTGAATCTTCACCTGAATGTGCCAAGAGCCATTTGCATGAAAACATTCCAAAAGGCAATGAGTCAAGGGTCACAAATGGACTAAATGAACCTTCCAGTGATAAAACTAGTTCTCAAAAGGAAAATGTGACAACTCAAAGAGTATTGTCTTACCGAGATGCTTTACTCAAAGCCAAAAGAAAAG TTGAGGGACCTGAGAGTAGTGACAGTGGAGTGGATGCTAATAGTGTCAGCTCATGTGACCTTAGTATTGTTCAGCCTGCAATGCAGACTAATGCATTTAACCAACAGCAATGTGTTGAATATTTACGAAATG CGTGGAAAAAAGTTATGTCAAATGCCAAGCAAG GTTTAGTTGTTTATTTCAGTGTGGATACAGATCCTGTGTTGTGTGAACAAAAGCGTAAAACGCTTGCATCTAGTAACCACCCTGATAATTCCTCTAAGATATACAAAGCTAAGTAA
- the LOC140951669 gene encoding uncharacterized protein isoform X2, which translates to MAACPDSFSSFALEDEETVLAIHLAEALRADEVETFLEIYDSIPSSTEIKRVDKIKEMARQLAALPKKQFEMYRTKKILSSDHSFLRPGSNQVVKDKLSTSFVSKNFISNVEKDLNVIPNIVDIPSSGSDKVDNNEKPKTNNKKKRKSKKGKAASSVVNGEEPLAANFDANSTGKPLTSAVTSETGKPGSSDVDMKFKVSSSRNCAPLCISMNTNLVADISTGQEFESGQHFSSNRTDVASCGSCSSNDSGIVTPKELFVSDDGKEVDSGLEPPFGFPPSSQKLLESALGLLPNVALEKDDPTIAAENSENIKNVFQQSHNLGKAGHIDKTSLKNRGSIYTSAIDDDPVSDVSDTKEVCKDFVVIEGDSVDGDVSSSSAVEDEGGWQSQTRRSHRRKKKELAARTGKETRNHMERFQGKDFHKRQPENQFRKNHHRKKSVDDKKNHSKASDKMLQNTENKNNNVIVESSPECAKSHLHENIPKGNESRVTNGLNEPSSDKTSSQKENVTTQRVLSYRDALLKAKRKVEGPESSDSGVDANSVSSCDLSIVQPAMQTNAFNQQQCVEYLRNAWKKVMSNAKQGLVVYFSVDTDPVLCEQKRKTLASSNHPDNSSKIYKAK; encoded by the exons ATGGCGGCCTGCCCGGATAGTTTTAGCTCCTTTGCATTAGAGGATGAAGAGACTGTGCTAGCTATACATCTTGCTGAAGCTCTCCGCGCCGATGAAGTCGAAACTTTTCTCGAGATTTATGACAGTATCCCATCTTCAACTGAAATCAAACGA GttgacaaaataaaagaaatggcaAGGCAGCTGGCAGCACttccaaaaaaacaatttgagaTGTATCGTACCAAGAAAATTCTCTCTAGTGATCACTCTTTTCTGCGGCCAGGCAGCAATCAAGTTGTCAAGGACAAATTAAGCACTAGCTTCGTCAGTAAAAATTTCATTAGTAATGTTGAGAAGGATTTAAATGTTATTCCAAATATAGTGGATATTCCAAGTAGTGGTTCAGACAAAGTAGATAATAACGAAAAACCCAAGACAAACAATAAGAAGAAAAGGAagtcaaagaaaggaaaagctGCAAGTTCTGTTGTGAATGGTGAAGAGCCACTTGCTGCCAATTTTGATGCCAATAGCACAGGAAAACCACTTACTAGTGCTGTTACAAGTGAAACAGGGAAACCAGGCAGTAGTGACGTGGACATGAAGTTCAAGGTTTCTAGCTCTAGAAATTGTGCTCCTCTTTGCATCAGTATGAATACAAATTTAGTAGCAGACATTTCAACTGGGCAAGAGTTTGAGTCAGGGCAACATTTCAGCTCAAACAGAACAGATGTAGCATCTTGTGGGAGCTGTTCATCCAATGACAGTGGAATTGTGACACCTAAAGAACTGTTTGTAAGTGATGATGGAAAGGAAGTTGATTCTGGACTGG AGCCTCCATTTGGATTCCCACCTTCATCACAAAAGCTTTTGGAATCTGCTTTAGGACTGTTGCCAAATGTGGCACTTGAAAAGGACGATCCAACAATTGCTGCAGAAAATTCTGAGAACATTAAAAATGTGTTTCAGCAATCCCACAATTTAGGAAAGGCTGGTCATATTGATAAAACTTCATTGAAAAACAGAGGTAGTATTTATACTTCTGCCATAGATGATGATCCTGTCAGTGATGTGTCAGACACCAAAGAGGTATGCAAAGACTTTGTTGTAATTGAAGGGGATTCTGTGGATGGTGATGTTTCAAGTTCCTCTGCAGTGGAGGATGAGGGAGGGTGGCAGTCTCAAACAAGGAGATCTCACAGGAGAAAGAAGAAGGAGCTTGCTGCAAGGACAGGCAAAGAAACTCGGAATCACATGGAGAGATTTCAGGGAAAAGACTTTCATAAGCGTCAGCCTGAAAATCAGTTTAGGAAAAACCATCATCGGAAGAAATCTGTTGATGATAAAAAGAATCATAGCAAGGCATCAGATAAAATGTTGCAgaatacagaaaacaaaaataacaatgttATAGTTGAATCTTCACCTGAATGTGCCAAGAGCCATTTGCATGAAAACATTCCAAAAGGCAATGAGTCAAGGGTCACAAATGGACTAAATGAACCTTCCAGTGATAAAACTAGTTCTCAAAAGGAAAATGTGACAACTCAAAGAGTATTGTCTTACCGAGATGCTTTACTCAAAGCCAAAAGAAAAG TTGAGGGACCTGAGAGTAGTGACAGTGGAGTGGATGCTAATAGTGTCAGCTCATGTGACCTTAGTATTGTTCAGCCTGCAATGCAGACTAATGCATTTAACCAACAGCAATGTGTTGAATATTTACGAAATG CGTGGAAAAAAGTTATGTCAAATGCCAAGCAAG GTTTAGTTGTTTATTTCAGTGTGGATACAGATCCTGTGTTGTGTGAACAAAAGCGTAAAACGCTTGCATCTAGTAACCACCCTGATAATTCCTCTAAGATATACAAAGCTAAGTAA
- the LOC140953385 gene encoding metabotropic glutamate receptor-like codes for MIARCWLIVVAITVSWRTRAKTTEKQSPRIFLPGDVILGGLCPLHNPPGTRQEDPAQNSYGEIVGHCGGPFNFRGLQHAEAILYAVDQINKNETLLPGITIGVDIKDTCNSVDHTIRESLKFEFVREAYLRVEGDEGVCGSSLKTSAKSRGRVVAVIGAAYSGISIAAANLAGLFHVPVVSYASTSRLLSDRKRFKNFLRTVPSDTRQAQAMVDVIREFDWNFVSTIASDTEYGRSGIDSFKQAVNNQADHRVCIAVDEVFTVRTPKARVREIIKKIREHPEAKVIVLFAELNDADYFINTAREQNLAGYIWMGSDAFSHSYSVLRPNKDVLKYWIATEPNSNVYEAFRVYFQNITKERVKRNPWLRVYEKYVAKLLNTSDPVDYSSYTTTAVDAVYAVAYGLHDMYHCSNTSCFIDVSNTLQTEIYNFIKNVSFLSPTGHHVSFDETGSTPSYYNIRFLKNRRGKYHFDILGSWLLGKGFRFSPQYKHYELSTLQSYARCSPKCHPGFWKQPKEHYPECCWNCIRCGGNSVSNHSGATTCVSCPDGSKANYAKSSCDVIPITEIYKTPAGIAVAGACTVGVVAVFLTFISLFNKRKTPLVKASSQEITYVLLFGLAWCYIIPISLLLQPTHLLCQTRPFVLSSGIAMVIGSLLTKTNRIARIFSAKIMRTGNTNYLSNKWQRVFVGLCIVLENSFAALWIITSPIKATRVSHGSHEVLIECMTDSMLGFTIWAAINVALVLLCTYQAFLVRKVPENFNEAKFIAFSMVTVCVSGAVFVPTFLGTKGLYRIILTCFLVIFCSTIALVSLFAPKVYIIYFRPEKNKPHPQKTDPKIGAPRPEYYRSVSSLSTITACVTLDDLDTPKLSDVLDVQNSHLPQGIPVGTPSKSTETKWS; via the coding sequence ATGATTGCACGTTGCTGGCTAATTGTGGTCGCGATAACCGTGTCTTGGCGGACTCGAgcaaaaacaactgaaaaacagTCTCCGAGAATTTTTCTCCCGGGGGATGTAATTTTGGGTGGTTTGTGCCCACTTCATAACCCTCCGGGAACCAGGCAGGAAGATCCAGCTCAGAACTCCTACGGAGAAATTGTTGGTCACTGCGGCGGACCGTTTAATTTTCGAGGACTTCAACACGCTGAGGCCATCCTTTACGCGGTGGATCAGatcaacaaaaacgaaacttTGCTACCTGGTATAACTATAGGCGTCGACATAAAAGATACTTGCAACAGTGTCGATCATACCATTAGAGAATCGTTGAAATTTGAGTTTGTTCGAGAGGCATATCTGCGCGTGGAAGGCGACGAGGGCGTGTGTGGATCTTCTCTGAAAACTTCCGCTAAGAGTAGAGGTAGAGTTGTGGCGGTGATTGGAGCAGCATATAGCGGAATATCAATAGCAGCCGCAAACCTCGCCGGATTATTTCATGTTCCTGTTGTAAGTTACGCATCCACGAGTCGCCTTTTAAGCGACCGCAAACGCTTTAAAAACTTCCTTCGCACTGTCCCGTCTGACACCCGCCAGGCTCAAGCGATGGTTGATGTGATCCGAGAATTTGATTGGAACTTTGTCTCTACTATCGCTTCTGATACGGAGTACGGCCGATCAGGAATTGATTCGTTCAAACAGGCTGTGAATAACCAAGCAGACCATCGCGTCTGCATCGCCGTGGACGAAGTCTTCACCGTGCGAACTCCAAAGGCGAGAGTGCGAGAAATTATAAAGAAGATTCGCGAACATCCCGAGGCTAAGGTAATCGTGCTTTTTGCTGAATTAAACGACGCTGACTACTTCATAAATACAGCAAGGGAGCAGAATCTGGCTGGATACATTTGGATGGGCTCCGACGCCTTTTCTCATTCATACTCAGTTTTGCGTCCTAACAAAGATGTTCTTAAATACTGGATCGCAACAGAACCTAATTCGAACGTTTATGAAGCCTTCAGggtttattttcaaaacattacCAAAGAACGCGTGAAACGAAATCCGTGGCTAAGAGTTTATGAGAAGTATGTAGCAAAACTGCTGAATACGAGTGATCCGGTTGACTATTCATCTTACACAACAACGGCGGTAGATGCAGTCTACGCTGTTGCGTACGGCTTACATGATATGTACCATTGTTCCAATACGTCTTGCTTTATTGATGTTTCAAACACACTACAAACAgaaatttataactttataAAGAACGTTTCATTTTTGTCCCCTACTGGTCACCATGTGTCGTTTGATGAGACTGGAAGCACGCCTTCTTATTATAACATTCGTTTTCTGAAGAATCGACGCGGGAAATATCACTTTGATATCCTTGGTTCTTGGCTTCTGGGTAAGGGATTCAGATTTTCGCCCCAGTACAAGCACTATGAACTCAGCACATTACAGTCCTATGCAAGATGTAGTCCAAAATGTCACCCAGGCTTCTGGAAACAACCTAAAGAACACTACCCAGAATGCTGTTGGAACTGCATTCGTTGTGGTGGAAACAGTGTCTCTAACCACTCAGGCGCCACAACTTGTGTAAGTTGCCCGGATGGATCAAAAGCGAATTATGCCAAGTCCTCTTGTGACGTCATCCCTATAACTGAAATCTACAAAACCCCAGCTGGCATAGCGGTCGCAGGTGCCTGCACTGTCggtgttgttgctgtttttctaACTTTTATATCCTtgtttaacaaaagaaaaactccACTTGTGAAAGCCTCAAGTCAGGAAATCACCTACGTCTTACTGTTTGGACTTGCTTGGTGTTATATCATTCCCATATCGTTGCTTCTGCAACCGACACACCTCCTCTGTCAAACTCGCCCTTTTGTGTTGAGCAGTGGTATTGCCATGGTGATAGGCTCGCTTCTGACGAAAACCAATCGCATTGCGCGAATTTTCAGTGCAAAAATCATGCGAACTGGAAATACGAACTACCTTAGCAACAAGTGGCAGCGGGTGTTTGTGGGCCTGTGCATTGTCTTGGAAAACTCTTTTGCAGCCTTGTGGATCATCACATCCCCCATAAAGGCGACTCGTGTCTCTCATGGAAGCCATGAGGTATTGATAGAGTGTATGACAGATTCAATGTTGGGATTCACCATCTGGGCTGCGATTAACGTCGCACTTGTCCTGCTTTGCACCTATCAAGCCTTCCTGGTACGCAAAGTCCCGGAGAATTTCAACGAAGCTAAGTTCATTGCCTTCAGTATGGTGACAGTCTGTGTAAGTGGAGCGGTCTTCGTGCCGACATTTTTAGGCACAAAGGGACTCTACAGGATAATTTTAACCTGTTTTCTCGTTATTTTTTGCTCTACTATAGCTCTCGTTAGCCTGTTTGCTCCTAAGgtgtatattatatatttcCGTCCAGAGAAGAATAAACCACACCCACAAAAGACCGATCCTAAAATAGGAGCGCCCAGGCCAGAGTATTATCGTTCAGTGTCTTCATTGAGTACTATAACTGCATGTGTAACGTTGGATGACTTGGACACTCCAAAGCTTTCCGATGTACTGGATGTTCAAAACTCGCATTTACCACAAGGTATACCCGTGGGTACACCCTCCAAAAGCACGGAAACAAAGTGGAGTTAG